One window from the genome of Echinicola vietnamensis DSM 17526 encodes:
- a CDS encoding ABC transporter ATP-binding protein, whose protein sequence is MSYLKVSEVSKRYDAGSLALEDFSLQVKRGGVVSMVGESGSGKSSLLRIIAGLEVQSAGVVHLGDQKILNPAQKLVPGYDEIQLIHQEYKLYPNSTVEENIARPLLLYDKAYQKERTAEILELLSLRAFKDKKPRQLSGGQQQKVAIGRALSIEPEVLLLDEPFSSLDAIQKRDLIEELKEIFDALEVTVIFVTHDVDDALLMSEELLIIQKGKLLQQGNVREVFRKPASAYVARLFGYLNLIPGAEEAYVRPSEVKITSKTSIKAEVVKQQFLIHYNLLTVKLEDSELFWKVDDPSRSVNVGDEVFLDYQKEQLIQF, encoded by the coding sequence ATGAGTTATCTAAAAGTGAGTGAGGTAAGCAAGCGCTACGATGCTGGTAGCTTGGCATTGGAGGACTTTAGCCTTCAGGTAAAGCGTGGAGGGGTGGTGTCCATGGTAGGGGAAAGTGGTTCTGGAAAAAGCTCGCTGTTACGCATCATTGCGGGCTTGGAAGTGCAGAGTGCAGGGGTAGTTCACTTGGGAGACCAAAAGATCCTCAATCCCGCCCAAAAGCTGGTGCCAGGGTATGATGAAATCCAACTCATCCATCAGGAATACAAGTTATACCCCAATTCTACCGTGGAGGAAAACATTGCCCGGCCGTTACTGCTGTATGATAAGGCCTATCAAAAGGAGCGCACAGCTGAAATTTTGGAGTTGCTTTCACTGCGAGCCTTTAAGGATAAAAAGCCGCGACAACTTTCCGGTGGGCAGCAGCAGAAGGTGGCTATAGGAAGGGCGTTGAGTATCGAGCCCGAGGTGCTGTTATTGGATGAGCCATTCAGTAGCCTTGATGCCATCCAAAAGCGGGACCTGATCGAGGAGTTAAAGGAAATTTTTGATGCGTTGGAAGTGACTGTGATTTTTGTGACCCATGATGTCGACGATGCATTGTTGATGAGCGAGGAGCTCTTGATCATCCAAAAAGGGAAATTGCTGCAGCAGGGAAATGTGCGGGAAGTGTTTAGAAAGCCGGCGAGTGCGTATGTGGCACGGTTGTTTGGCTATTTGAACTTGATCCCGGGAGCAGAAGAGGCTTATGTGCGTCCATCAGAGGTGAAAATAACCTCCAAAACCAGCATTAAAGCGGAGGTGGTCAAACAGCAATTTCTGATTCATTATAATCTCCTTACCGTTAAGTTGGAGGACTCTGAACTTTTCTGGAAGGTCGACGATCCCAGTAGATCCGTAAACGTTGGAGACGAAGTTTTTTTGGACTATCAAAAAGAACAGCTTATCCAATTTTAA
- a CDS encoding FKBP-type peptidyl-prolyl cis-trans isomerase, which produces MEISNNTVVGLTYELKVSSVDEESAPFSVEVRDNEDPFYFIFGGSDLPEKFESYLANKKQGDSFNFTLEVDEAYGQADDELIVDIPKDQLTEERGFRPEMLQEGNFLPLVDEEGYPMQAKVLKDLGDQLLLDFNHPLVNFRLHFDGEVKEVREATAEELSHGHVHGLNGHQH; this is translated from the coding sequence ATGGAAATATCCAACAATACCGTAGTAGGCCTTACCTATGAATTAAAAGTGAGCAGCGTGGACGAAGAATCCGCTCCTTTCAGTGTAGAGGTAAGGGATAATGAAGATCCTTTTTATTTTATTTTTGGCGGCAGTGATTTGCCCGAGAAATTCGAATCCTACCTGGCCAACAAAAAGCAAGGCGACAGCTTTAACTTCACGCTGGAAGTGGACGAAGCTTACGGACAGGCAGATGACGAACTGATTGTGGATATTCCAAAGGATCAACTCACCGAAGAGAGGGGATTTAGGCCTGAAATGCTCCAGGAAGGCAATTTCCTTCCTCTTGTGGACGAAGAAGGCTACCCCATGCAAGCAAAAGTCTTAAAAGACCTTGGCGACCAGCTACTTTTGGACTTCAACCATCCCTTGGTGAACTTCAGGCTTCATTTTGATGGAGAAGTAAAGGAAGTTCGTGAAGCCACAGCGGAAGAGCTTAGCCATGGTCATGTACATGGCCTAAACGGCCACCAGCATTGA
- a CDS encoding MmcQ/YjbR family DNA-binding protein — protein MDIVFFRDYCLQKPGVAEDTPFGPDTLVFKVGGKLFALIDIEKFESVNLKCDPERAVELREQYEGIVPGYHMNKKHWNTVSFGGAVQDPLILELVDHSYELVFNSLPKKQQNDIIG, from the coding sequence ATGGATATCGTATTTTTCCGAGATTATTGCCTCCAAAAGCCCGGAGTGGCTGAGGATACGCCCTTTGGTCCGGACACCCTTGTTTTTAAGGTGGGCGGAAAATTGTTTGCCTTGATCGATATTGAGAAATTTGAAAGTGTCAATTTAAAGTGTGATCCAGAGCGAGCGGTGGAGCTGCGGGAACAGTATGAAGGCATTGTCCCCGGTTATCATATGAACAAGAAGCACTGGAATACCGTTTCCTTTGGCGGAGCTGTCCAGGATCCATTGATCTTGGAGCTGGTAGACCATTCCTATGAACTGGTGTTCAACAGTTTGCCCAAGAAGCAGCAAAACGACATAATAGGATGA
- a CDS encoding IS982 family transposase, which yields MTLTDSKITEIFYLIDEFCIQFEKSTEKHILGNRPKRRPRMSLSEVITIMVMFHTGGFRNMKHFYLYFIKVHKKHLFPQTVSYNRFVELMQSATLPMTIFLKTCCLGEGTGIAFIDSTPIRVCKNKRIKRNKVFKDIAQVGKSTMGYFFGFKLHLVINDKGELLNFVVTQANVDDREPLRNKSFVNNLKGKLYADKGYVSKDLTELLFSDGLHLIANIRNNMKNVLMEMKDKIMLRKRSVIETVNDELKNMCQIEHSRHRSFGNFITNMISGLIAYSFFPKKPAIKYQTVQTNQIALF from the coding sequence ATGACCTTAACTGACTCCAAAATTACCGAAATTTTCTATCTTATCGATGAATTCTGCATCCAATTTGAAAAATCCACTGAAAAACATATTCTTGGAAACAGGCCCAAGAGAAGGCCCAGAATGAGCCTGAGCGAAGTCATTACCATTATGGTGATGTTCCATACCGGGGGATTCCGAAACATGAAACACTTTTATCTCTATTTTATCAAAGTCCATAAAAAACACCTTTTCCCCCAGACCGTTTCCTACAACAGGTTTGTTGAACTGATGCAATCCGCCACCCTTCCGATGACTATATTCCTGAAAACCTGTTGTTTAGGAGAGGGGACAGGTATTGCGTTTATCGACTCAACTCCGATCAGGGTATGCAAAAACAAAAGGATAAAAAGGAACAAGGTTTTCAAAGATATTGCCCAGGTGGGCAAATCCACCATGGGATATTTCTTCGGCTTCAAGCTCCACCTGGTCATCAATGACAAAGGGGAGCTGTTAAACTTTGTGGTCACCCAGGCCAATGTTGATGACAGGGAGCCGCTTAGGAACAAAAGTTTCGTAAATAACCTAAAGGGGAAATTATATGCGGACAAAGGCTATGTTTCAAAGGATTTGACCGAATTGTTGTTTTCAGACGGGCTTCACCTAATTGCCAATATTAGGAATAATATGAAGAATGTCCTTATGGAAATGAAGGACAAAATCATGCTCAGAAAACGATCTGTTATTGAAACGGTAAATGATGAATTGAAAAACATGTGTCAGATCGAACATTCCAGGCACCGCTCTTTTGGAAATTTCATCACCAACATGATTTCAGGACTCATTGCCTACTCATTTTTCCCTAAAAAGCCCGCAATCAAATACCAAACAGTCCAAACTAACCAAATAGCCCTGTTTTAA
- a CDS encoding DUF6728 family protein: MADNKFKEFFQLGEVGNYFIRVFKKPDPNQKSNFNLRMMHGINKISILVFLAALIIWIVRRLM; encoded by the coding sequence ATGGCGGATAATAAATTCAAAGAGTTCTTTCAGTTGGGTGAAGTAGGCAACTATTTCATTAGGGTTTTCAAAAAACCTGATCCAAACCAAAAGTCCAATTTCAACCTTCGCATGATGCACGGGATCAACAAGATATCGATCCTGGTGTTTCTGGCTGCCCTGATCATCTGGATCGTGCGCAGGTTGATGTAG
- the ispG gene encoding (E)-4-hydroxy-3-methylbut-2-enyl-diphosphate synthase, producing MDIKETIAKTKYCDSLTRYSRRKTIPVQIGDVVIGGDNPIVVQSMTTKDTMDTEGSIEECIRMIKSGCELIRITAPSIKEAENLRHIKAGLAERGYHVPLVADIHFTPNAAEIAARIVEKVRINPGNYADKKKFEEIEYTDESYQAELERIRERFLPLVKICKEHGTAMRIGTNHGSLSDRIMSRYGDTPLGMVESALEFLRICEEEHYHDIVISMKSSNTQVMVQAYRLLVQKLDEGGFQPYPLHLGVTEAGDGEDGRVKSAVGIGTLLEDGLGDTVRVSLTEDPEFEAPVAKALIDRYALRPGHEAISPISDYPLNPYEYEKRESMEVYNVGGTNVPRVITDISRVENITEKELKNVGHFYLPELDKWKMNDVGCDFVYSGKHPISFMLPNGLKEIIDVAQWTALEDHHHKFPAFTLAELEAAEDLHQALNFLKLKDTEVEKAIPVLKGRNDVVIILHSDNKHNMPALRRAYIALINAEIRLPVVTEAGYKEQDADQTMLYAATDLGGLLIDGLGDGVMLGLEEKAAPDRDALMETIKLHNSVSFGVLQAARTRMSKTEYISCPSCGRTLFDLQETTAMIRKRTDHLKGVKIGIMGCIVNGPGEMADADYGYVGSGKGKITLYKGKEVVKRAVPSEQAVDELINIIREDGQWIEPEAVE from the coding sequence ATGGATATCAAGGAAACCATTGCCAAGACCAAATATTGCGATAGCTTGACCCGCTATTCCCGACGGAAGACCATCCCCGTACAGATCGGTGATGTGGTCATCGGCGGGGACAATCCCATCGTCGTGCAGTCCATGACCACCAAGGATACCATGGACACGGAAGGTTCCATCGAAGAATGCATCCGGATGATCAAGAGTGGCTGTGAGCTTATCCGCATCACCGCGCCAAGCATCAAGGAGGCCGAAAACCTCCGCCATATCAAAGCGGGACTGGCCGAGAGAGGATATCATGTGCCGTTGGTGGCAGACATCCACTTCACACCAAATGCAGCAGAGATCGCGGCGAGGATCGTGGAGAAAGTCCGGATCAACCCGGGAAATTATGCGGACAAAAAGAAATTTGAGGAAATCGAATATACCGATGAGAGCTATCAGGCAGAATTGGAGCGGATTCGTGAGCGGTTTTTGCCACTGGTGAAAATCTGTAAAGAACATGGCACAGCCATGCGGATCGGTACCAACCACGGTTCGCTGTCCGACCGGATCATGAGCCGCTACGGGGATACCCCCTTGGGCATGGTTGAATCTGCCTTGGAGTTTTTGAGGATTTGTGAGGAAGAGCATTACCATGATATTGTCATATCCATGAAATCCTCCAATACGCAGGTAATGGTGCAAGCTTACCGTTTGCTGGTGCAGAAACTGGATGAAGGTGGTTTTCAGCCATACCCGCTGCACCTTGGCGTGACCGAGGCCGGTGATGGTGAAGATGGCCGGGTGAAATCTGCGGTAGGTATCGGGACCTTGCTGGAAGATGGCTTGGGAGATACCGTGAGGGTGTCTTTGACGGAAGATCCGGAGTTTGAAGCACCGGTTGCCAAAGCGTTGATCGATCGGTATGCATTGCGTCCGGGTCATGAGGCCATTTCTCCGATTTCCGATTATCCGCTAAATCCCTACGAATACGAAAAACGGGAGAGCATGGAGGTGTATAACGTCGGTGGGACCAATGTTCCGCGGGTGATTACCGATATCTCACGTGTGGAAAATATTACCGAAAAAGAACTGAAAAATGTTGGCCATTTCTATTTGCCCGAACTGGACAAGTGGAAAATGAATGATGTGGGTTGTGATTTTGTGTATTCGGGGAAACATCCCATTTCCTTTATGTTGCCGAACGGCCTGAAAGAAATCATTGATGTCGCCCAATGGACTGCCCTGGAAGACCATCATCATAAATTCCCCGCCTTTACGTTGGCCGAATTGGAAGCGGCCGAGGATCTGCACCAAGCCTTGAATTTCCTGAAATTGAAGGATACGGAGGTAGAAAAGGCCATTCCGGTATTAAAAGGGCGTAATGATGTGGTCATCATCCTGCATAGTGACAATAAGCACAATATGCCGGCCTTGAGGAGGGCTTATATCGCCCTGATCAATGCGGAAATTCGGCTTCCCGTCGTGACTGAGGCAGGCTATAAGGAGCAAGATGCGGACCAGACCATGCTATATGCGGCCACTGATCTAGGAGGTTTGTTAATTGATGGCCTTGGTGATGGGGTGATGCTTGGCCTGGAAGAAAAAGCAGCCCCTGACCGTGATGCCCTTATGGAAACCATTAAACTGCACAATTCTGTGAGCTTTGGGGTTTTGCAAGCGGCCAGGACGCGGATGTCCAAGACGGAGTATATTTCTTGCCCTTCATGTGGACGAACCCTTTTTGATTTACAGGAAACCACAGCTATGATCCGTAAAAGAACCGATCACCTGAAAGGGGTGAAGATCGGGATCATGGGCTGCATTGTGAATGGCCCCGGTGAAATGGCGGATGCCGATTATGGTTATGTGGGCTCAGGAAAGGGAAAAATCACCCTGTACAAAGGGAAAGAAGTGGTTAAAAGGGCCGTTCCATCAGAACAGGCCGTCGATGAGCTGATCAATATTATCCGTGAGGATGGCCAGTGGATTGAACCGGAAGCGGTGGAGTAG
- a CDS encoding sensor histidine kinase — MLKKRRLIIVFGIILMAIVLAINFFSGSPDESKAGLEQIETTTRKVAEEFDEDFIQLLMNYRPEKQMSFSTLNFDSKHPFYLYTSDGQLLYWSSVSMIPDFKDVDTGASFKPYQLIDNSKGTYFSRVRSINRNNQQYWMVQVYSLYDKVEIDNEYLHAGYNNDVFGNDRFILSAEPRGEYDKVTGNRGEYFFSVSLRMGYVPVGHKSSTALLLFFFSLTGLVFILGGDFVVRLWSHGRRKLALLYTISILVSIRAIMLVFHFPQDYFEVPLFDATYYASSILNPSLGDLLLNVIFSAIVLAMLISMLGRREVIVAFAKIRKRYYQWVFYLIAYLLSGFFLFLFFKLFTNISNNSQWNLNILDIPTFDYFKAISILILFVGGAGYLMFTLMSLNLVFYKARAKKAYALKVLMGLSLPILLVTAWFDFIYLVVYISHIILLVAIISFELYDNVLKLQLNTFLTFFFGCLVGAVVTGAASYQDYGKREIHEKERLANQILREKDVMAEFLLSDVMQRVKEDLFIKNRMTNPSLSKDPVEQKIRKIYISNYFDQYELNIMIFSPSGEDVLDRSNEQSLDDLRYRYMNSDYATSVRNLYFVKSGEGVEGNKFYAFMPMVKDGDFIGTIVMELVQQRIKSTSVFPKLLLDKKYIDDIYDSNLDYALFRDSVLQYSIGVYNYRNPDVIELLENNNLYKSGMNRDGYHHFGVRNGSSTLIVSSPIYPYNYILADVSFFFISYIACTLFFIIIYALLNGLNKVQFNYATRLQFHLNFAFFVPMLVISAISIGLLSKSYLEDLHRQYFEKANIIRDNLFQYLEQETKGVMDRDEFLAEVYRLANTTATDINVFSSDGKLMATSQPNIIEKKVLTRYLNPEAYAEIIEAQNNQVILDEQVGSLKYKTVYISLREMKRQHTLGIISIPFFESEEELNVLIVDVFSTIINIFVAIFIVFLIVSYFVSKQLTDPFKLLTQKLKVTNLEDNEPMYWPTNDEIGLLVKEYNNMLYKLEASRKTLSLTEKESAWREMAKQVAHEIKNPLTPMKLTLQHLLRLQAEGRIDDPEKLKKPIHNMINQVDTLSDIATSFSTFAKMPLPKNELMDFEQVVINAVELFKNNERGKVVFYDQVQERLPVMGDDKLFGRVISNLIINGLQSVPEDRVPTVTVTLTTQKEWTRLEVKDNGAGIPEEFRDKIFIPNFSTKSEGSGLGLAIAKRGVETAGGNIWFETVVGEGTSFYLTFPLVKMAKPGAS; from the coding sequence AGCAGGATTAGAGCAGATTGAGACGACTACCAGAAAAGTAGCAGAGGAATTCGATGAGGATTTTATTCAGCTGTTAATGAATTACAGGCCTGAAAAGCAAATGTCCTTTTCTACGTTAAACTTTGACTCCAAGCATCCTTTTTACCTCTATACATCGGATGGTCAATTGTTATATTGGTCCAGTGTTTCAATGATTCCGGATTTTAAGGATGTTGATACCGGAGCGTCTTTTAAGCCCTATCAATTAATTGATAATTCTAAGGGAACCTATTTTTCAAGGGTACGAAGTATCAACAGGAATAACCAGCAATATTGGATGGTACAGGTGTATTCTCTGTACGATAAGGTGGAAATCGATAATGAGTATTTACATGCGGGTTACAATAATGATGTCTTCGGGAATGATCGCTTTATTTTATCGGCAGAGCCTCGTGGAGAGTATGATAAAGTAACCGGCAATAGAGGCGAATACTTCTTTTCTGTTTCCCTCAGGATGGGATACGTGCCGGTCGGACATAAATCCAGCACTGCGCTGTTGCTGTTTTTCTTTTCCCTGACGGGATTAGTTTTCATTCTGGGAGGAGATTTTGTGGTCCGCCTTTGGAGTCATGGAAGGCGAAAGCTGGCATTGCTATATACGATTTCGATTTTGGTCAGTATCAGGGCGATCATGCTCGTATTTCACTTTCCCCAAGATTATTTTGAAGTACCACTGTTTGATGCTACCTACTATGCCTCCTCCATATTGAACCCCAGTTTAGGGGATTTGTTGTTGAACGTGATTTTTTCAGCCATTGTTTTGGCCATGTTGATCAGTATGCTGGGCAGACGGGAAGTAATCGTAGCATTCGCCAAAATTAGAAAGCGCTATTACCAATGGGTGTTTTATTTGATTGCCTATCTGCTTTCGGGGTTCTTTCTTTTTCTGTTTTTCAAGTTGTTTACGAATATTTCCAATAATTCCCAATGGAACTTGAACATCTTGGACATACCTACATTCGATTATTTCAAGGCCATCAGTATCTTGATTTTGTTTGTGGGTGGCGCAGGTTACTTGATGTTTACCCTGATGTCACTAAATTTAGTGTTTTATAAGGCAAGGGCTAAGAAAGCTTATGCATTAAAGGTTCTGATGGGGCTTTCACTCCCAATTCTGTTGGTGACTGCTTGGTTTGATTTCATCTATCTTGTAGTTTATATCTCACACATCATCCTGTTGGTAGCCATCATTTCCTTTGAGCTTTATGACAATGTCTTAAAGTTACAGCTTAATACTTTCCTCACGTTTTTCTTCGGTTGCTTGGTAGGGGCGGTAGTGACTGGAGCAGCATCCTACCAGGATTATGGGAAACGGGAAATTCATGAGAAGGAACGGTTGGCCAATCAGATTTTGAGGGAAAAGGATGTCATGGCCGAGTTTCTGTTGAGTGATGTGATGCAACGGGTGAAGGAAGATTTATTCATTAAAAATCGCATGACCAACCCGTCCCTTTCCAAAGACCCAGTAGAACAAAAAATCCGTAAGATATATATCTCCAATTACTTTGATCAATATGAATTGAATATCATGATTTTTTCGCCCAGTGGAGAAGATGTTCTGGATCGAAGCAATGAGCAATCTTTGGATGATCTTAGGTATCGTTATATGAATAGTGATTACGCTACCAGTGTCAGAAATCTTTATTTTGTCAAATCGGGAGAAGGGGTAGAAGGAAATAAGTTTTATGCATTTATGCCCATGGTAAAAGATGGGGATTTCATCGGAACCATTGTCATGGAATTGGTACAGCAGCGTATAAAGTCCACCAGTGTTTTTCCTAAGCTTCTGCTCGATAAGAAATATATTGATGACATTTACGATAGCAACCTTGATTATGCCCTTTTCAGGGATAGTGTGTTACAGTATAGCATAGGGGTTTACAATTACCGAAACCCTGATGTGATAGAACTGCTAGAAAACAATAACCTTTATAAAAGTGGCATGAACCGTGATGGGTATCATCATTTTGGGGTGCGAAACGGTTCGAGTACCTTGATCGTATCCAGTCCCATTTATCCGTATAATTATATCTTGGCGGATGTTTCTTTCTTCTTTATCAGCTACATTGCATGTACACTGTTTTTTATTATTATTTACGCCCTGCTCAATGGCCTGAATAAAGTCCAGTTTAATTACGCGACGAGACTTCAGTTTCACCTTAATTTTGCGTTTTTTGTTCCTATGCTGGTGATCAGTGCCATTTCCATTGGCTTATTGAGTAAATCCTATTTGGAAGACCTGCATCGCCAATATTTTGAAAAGGCCAATATCATCCGGGACAATTTATTTCAATACCTGGAACAAGAGACCAAAGGAGTGATGGACAGGGATGAGTTTTTGGCAGAGGTCTACCGTTTGGCTAATACCACCGCGACAGACATCAATGTGTTTTCCTCGGATGGAAAGCTGATGGCCACCAGCCAACCTAATATCATCGAAAAGAAAGTGCTTACCCGCTACCTAAATCCAGAGGCCTATGCCGAAATCATAGAAGCCCAAAACAACCAGGTGATCTTGGATGAACAAGTGGGAAGCTTGAAATATAAGACCGTATACATCAGCCTTCGTGAGATGAAGCGACAGCATACCCTTGGCATCATCTCCATTCCATTTTTCGAATCAGAGGAAGAACTCAATGTACTGATTGTGGATGTGTTCAGTACCATTATCAATATATTCGTAGCCATTTTTATCGTGTTTTTGATTGTGTCCTACTTTGTTTCCAAACAGCTGACGGATCCTTTTAAATTGCTGACGCAAAAGCTAAAAGTGACTAATCTGGAGGACAATGAACCGATGTACTGGCCTACGAATGATGAAATAGGCCTATTGGTAAAAGAATATAATAATATGCTGTATAAACTTGAAGCCAGTAGGAAGACACTTTCATTGACTGAAAAAGAATCTGCTTGGCGAGAAATGGCAAAACAGGTGGCACATGAAATCAAAAATCCGCTTACACCAATGAAGCTCACCCTTCAGCACTTGCTTCGCTTGCAGGCGGAAGGGCGGATCGACGATCCCGAAAAACTTAAAAAGCCCATCCATAATATGATCAATCAGGTGGATACCCTCAGCGATATAGCCACCTCTTTTTCTACTTTTGCCAAAATGCCGCTGCCCAAGAATGAGCTGATGGACTTTGAACAAGTTGTGATAAATGCAGTGGAGCTATTCAAAAACAATGAACGGGGAAAGGTGGTTTTTTATGATCAAGTACAAGAACGGCTGCCTGTCATGGGGGACGATAAACTATTTGGCAGGGTGATTTCTAACCTGATCATTAACGGCCTCCAGTCGGTGCCGGAGGACAGGGTGCCCACGGTGACCGTTACGTTGACCACTCAAAAGGAGTGGACCCGGTTAGAGGTGAAAGACAATGGTGCCGGTATTCCCGAGGAGTTCCGCGATAAAATTTTCATTCCGAACTTTAGCACCAAAAGTGAAGGTTCTGGCCTAGGACTTGCCATTGCCAAAAGGGGAGTGGAGACGGCCGGAGGGAATATTTGGTTTGAAACGGTCGTGGGGGAAGGTACTTCTTTCTATTTGACTTTTCCATTGGTGAAGATGGCCAAGCCAGGTGCTTCATAA
- a CDS encoding SDR family oxidoreductase, producing MPKSILVTGGTKGIGKAIVRRFASEGFAVFTCARSQADLEQLKQEMTQDFPMVSFGYKVADLSLKEEVKALAEAVKEEFVPDVLVNNTGVFLPGAIHDEPEGNFEQMMQTNLYSAYYLVREFVQEMIARKSGHIFSMGSIAGLTAYANGGSYAISKWAMRGMTQCLRQELLPHQIKVTSVMPGATFTASWEGVDIPEERFMKAVDVAESVWSAYNLSPQSVVEEIVIRPQLGDL from the coding sequence ATGCCAAAAAGTATATTAGTGACAGGAGGAACGAAAGGAATCGGCAAGGCCATCGTCCGGCGTTTTGCATCAGAAGGTTTTGCGGTGTTTACCTGTGCAAGGAGCCAGGCTGACCTTGAGCAATTGAAACAGGAGATGACACAGGATTTCCCTATGGTGTCATTCGGCTACAAAGTGGCGGATTTGTCCCTGAAGGAGGAAGTCAAGGCATTGGCCGAAGCGGTGAAAGAGGAGTTTGTCCCTGATGTCTTGGTCAATAATACCGGGGTGTTTTTGCCAGGAGCCATCCATGATGAGCCAGAGGGGAACTTTGAGCAGATGATGCAGACCAATCTTTACAGTGCCTATTACCTGGTACGGGAGTTTGTGCAGGAGATGATCGCCCGCAAGTCGGGACACATCTTTTCGATGGGATCCATCGCCGGTTTGACGGCTTATGCGAATGGCGGCAGTTATGCCATTTCCAAGTGGGCCATGCGGGGAATGACCCAATGCCTGCGCCAAGAGCTTTTGCCCCATCAGATCAAGGTGACCTCTGTGATGCCAGGAGCCACCTTCACGGCCAGTTGGGAAGGAGTGGACATTCCAGAGGAGCGCTTTATGAAGGCCGTGGATGTAGCAGAGTCGGTGTGGTCTGCATATAACCTTTCACCCCAATCCGTAGTTGAAGAGATAGTCATCAGGCCCCAGCTGGGAGACTTGTAA